The DNA window AAGTGAGTCGAAGAAAGGATCGACAGAGACAACAATAGAATATACGGATATTTTCATTTTAACTTACAAATCCCCCAAAAGACCTTATAATACAACACTCTAGAAATTTAGTTTTCTGATGAATTTTTTGCCACGAAGAAAAAAGTAAAATATTAATATCTGAGAAAAAAATGGTACATCTTTCCCCCACAACAGGACAAAAAAAATTCATCTACCGTATTTTGTTAATAACATGTGGCTGCATAATATAGCGTTCTTACACCAACACCGTTGTAATAAATACTTCCCCAGCGTAACCTAACCACCTACGATGAGTTGTAGAATGTAGAGTGTCCAAAACCAAtgcaattcaaataaaaaaatgctAGATCCGAATCAAATGATGGGTTTGCCCGTGCCCGTCAGTCCATTCTACCTCCTTCAACTAAATGCAATCAAAGTAGTTGAGTATATTAAAGATGGCTTTattgaaataatatatttaGAGTGGGTcttatgtgagaccgtctcacggatcttaatatgtgagacgggtcaatcctacccatattcacaataaaaagtaatactcttagcataaaaagtaatattttttcatggatgacccaaatagagactcgtctcacaaaatacggcCCGTGAgacgtctcacacaagtttttgccatatatTTAAGAGAAAAATCTTTTTTTGTtcttatttcaattttaatcatttatgTTATGTTTTAGTCTTAGTTATGTATTTTCTGATttgtttttacaattttaatcattttttgttCGGAATgttgatatgatattatataaATCAGCGTCGCATTGACACCACGTCAATTTCACatagaaaaatttataaatttgtcaAAAAAATATCGGACTGAAACTAAAATTTAGATAAGATAGATCTCATTCAAAAACTATAGAGATAGTTGATTGTTGATTTTTCTAATATTAAAGaatggataaaaaaaattactatgCTTGGAATTggattatattaaatttttcctAGAGTAATTGGGTATGAAAACGAAATAGAAAAAACaaagataaattatttttttctttgaatGAAATCGATTTAGGAGCACCTGCTGCGTTGGTACGATAGCCGCCGTGTAATTCGGAAGCTTGTTGGAGTACGTGAATACAAAATATTTGTCCAAAAAATAATACCCAATTGAATGTCCATCGTGCGTTATTGGctctattatttttaattaataatataataacgAAATACAATATATTGGTACTGGCCATCGTTTCTATATATTCAATTATTGGTGGCCTATAAATTAACATAAATTTGTGTGACCTCTGCCGAATCTCTCTCTGTGGCTGCTTCTGTGTGAGAGAGAAGGCCATTCGTTGGTCGACTTATTTGTTGCGTTCCTATTCGCAACACTAATATATACAAACGCGAGAAGGGAAAGGGAAGTTCATTGAACTGAAGGAAGCGAAATGGGAAGATCCCCTTGCTGCGCAAAAGTGGGCTTGAGGAGAGGACCCTGGTCTACCAAGGAAGATACTCTGCTAACTAATTTCATCCAAGAAAATGGAGAAGGCCAATGGAGATCTCTCCCTAAGAAAGCTGGTATGTttgtctttttcttttttttttttttttgggtttttaaGTTGTTTACGTTCCATATGCTTCACTCCGTTGGAAATATTGATCGATTAAGAGGTATTTGTTGTACATATGTAGGGTTGCTGAGATGTGGGAAGAGCTGCAGATTGAGGTGGATGAATTATCTGCGGCCAGGAATTAAGCGAGGAAACATCAGCCAAGATGAGGAGGATTTGATCGTGAGGCTGCACGGACTGTTGGGCAACCGATGGTCCCTAATCGCCGGAAGATTGCCAGGTCGAACGGACAATGAGATCAAGAACTACTGGAatacctatcttctcaagaaacTCAACAATGCCGGCATCCACCCTAAACCTCACAAAGACTTACCCAAACCACTCAAAGTCAAGAAAGCCGCCGCCGCGGCGACAGTCGTTAAGAAACCAAAGAAGCTGAAAAAGGTTGAGAATGTCGAAGCCGATAACAAAGTTCGTCATGATACTGAGCATCTCCAGAAGACAAAAGTTTACTTGCCCAAAGCCATTAGGATATCTCCGGCTTTCTCGAGGACTGACAGCCTTGACAGCCTGTTGAGTGGGTTTTCGAGTAGTGATGGCACCGAGCCCGCAGCGCGGGCCGGTGGCAGGAAGGCGGAGGCGTCTTTCGTGCCGATGGCTTGGCCGGAGGTTGGTGACTATGAAGTTTGCGGCGGCGACGACGACTGATTTTCTGGGTGGCTATTGTGTTCTGCCGCTACCTCAATCGGATGCTTCCAGTGATGCGCATATGTTGGACCAAGTCTACGAGGATTATTTGCAGCTTCTTTAGTTGGTGAAATGTACTATTATTACATAATTAAACACTTCTTGTTCTGTATTAATTAAGAGAGTGTATATAAATAACTCGGCTTTTTCTTTGAGTTTTGtggataaataattaaaattttattatagcAGTTGAAACATTACGCTTGAACATAGGGATTTAATTCAGATTTGTGTAGTAACTTTGGCCATACGTTTAAAAACCCATTTATCGTCCAACAATCAAAAACTTTAGGGAGAAAATAACTTCAACCACAAtaaccatttttttaaaaaattatagtttgattgacaaaattatatttttataaacttgGTTTTTTTGTCGTTCTTTTTTCTAAGTTTAGTTCTACTGAAAAATACTTTTATGACAGATGAACATTGCTGACATATTGATGTCCAATTAAATACATACATAATATAttatcaaaaataataatttcttcttGCTTGCTTGATAGTGTATTGGATTGTAAAGAGAGTGGATGCCATTTAAGGATTATTGTATACACAAGAATccaaattaaacaacaaatataTATTGTCACATCTATTTATATAAAACAACTAAATCGAACTAATTATTCGAACCAATAAAATATGAAAGATAATATTATTTCTTAGTCACAATTTGGTGAGAGATTATACGAGTTCATCAACATGCCATCACGCGAAGACCTCTTTGCTctagaataaaaaaaaaaattagattggAGCACGTAATTAGTGGTGGAGTTGCTAAACGCTGGCATCGTAGTTGGTATGATG is part of the Primulina tabacum isolate GXHZ01 chromosome 18, ASM2559414v2, whole genome shotgun sequence genome and encodes:
- the LOC142533571 gene encoding transcription factor MYB8-like, with product MGRSPCCAKVGLRRGPWSTKEDTLLTNFIQENGEGQWRSLPKKAGLLRCGKSCRLRWMNYLRPGIKRGNISQDEEDLIVRLHGLLGNRWSLIAGRLPGRTDNEIKNYWNTYLLKKLNNAGIHPKPHKDLPKPLKVKKAAAAATVVKKPKKLKKVENVEADNKVRHDTEHLQKTKVYLPKAIRISPAFSRTDSLDSLLSGFSSSDGTEPAARAGGRKAEASFVPMAWPEVGDYEVCGGDDD